CGCTGAAAGAGGGCTGGGATTGCCCCTTTGCCTATATCCTTGCGTCCCTTGCCAATAAGACAAGTCAGGTTGACGTGGAGCAGATTTTGGGCCGGATTCTCCGTCTTCCACATACGAGCCAACACACGCAGAGTGCGCTCAATATGTCCTATGTGCTGACTTCTTCCAACGACTTCAACAATACTGTGGCGCATATCGTCAAGGGCTTGAACAGCGCAGGATTCAGCGATAAGGACTATCGGATCGGTGAGTCCGCAAAACCGCAGATTCCCGAACAGGCAGCAGAGCAAATCACGCTGCCTGACCCGCAAGGAACTTCCAAACCGGAAAGCGCCGAGGACGATTTTTCGGGGCTGGATGGGAAATTGATCGGGGCAGAGTTGGAGCGGCGCAGAGAACAAGTGCAAACGCCTGAAATCGCCCCGAAAGCCGACACCATGCTGGATGCTGCCGCAGAGGTCGAAAAGGCGTACACAGACGCAATTCAGCAGACCGGCAATGATCCGGTGATGGACAATCTTCCGTGGGAGGTGCGGGATAAAGTGAAATCGTTTGGGGTAAACCCGCAGTTCCGGGAAGATATTGAAACGCTGCAAATCCCGCAGTTTTTCCTGAAAGTTGAGCAATCTTTGTTTACGGACGGTTCTTTTGAACTGCTGGACAAGGAAATGCTGGCAGAGGGCTTTACCCTCAAGGGCAAGGCATACGACGTTGATTTTGCCGCCGCAGACGATGAAATCCGCGAAATCGACGTGCGGGAGCAGGACGGCGGTTTGCCGAAGGTGTTCAAGATGGAGAGTGCCGAGCAGCGGTACTTCAAGGAGTGGTTCAACAATCTGCCACCGGAAAGCCGGGTGCGTCAATGCAAGGAAATGATGTTCAATCAGCTTAACAAGCTGAATATGGTGGACGCTGCCGAGCTGCGTGCCTACATAAACCGTATCGTGGACGATATGGACAAGGCGCAGCTTGCCGCCATGGAGAAAGCCCCGCTGGGCTATGCGGCGAAGATCCGTGACAAGATTGAAACGTTGCTGGAAGTCCACTATCGGGAAACTTTTGAAAAGTGGCTGGAAACGGAGCGCATCGTCTGCAAGCCCTATTTCCGTCTGCGCCCCTCTATCCATCCTGCCACATATACCGACATATATGCCCGTTCGCTGTACACGGCGGAGAACGGCGATATGAACAAGCTGGAAGAAAAGCTGATTGTGGAGTTGACCGCCCTGCCGAATGTCCGCTGGTGGCACAGGAATATTGCAAAGCAGGATTTTGCAATCAATGGCTTTATCAAGCATTATCCCGATATTCTGATTATGACCCAAAGCGGCAAGCTCATCTGCGCGGAAACCAAGGGCGAACATCTGAAAAATGATGGTAGCCGGGAGAGGATTGCTCTCGGTCAAGCGTGGCGTACAGCAGCGGGCAAGGATTATCGCTATTATATGGTGTTTGAGAATGACGAAAACCTCTTGCCGGGTGCAATGAGCATGAGTCAGTTTATCGACACGGTAAAGGCGCTGTAAGGGAGGTGCGTGTTTTGAAACTGCCGTATGAAAACGAACTGTATGAGCTGCGAAAATGGATAGACAATACAAATACGCCCTTAAATATGCAGTTTCTCCATACGCCTCAGAAAATTCAGCGCATTCACCAGTGGATCGGCGTAATAGCAAAAGAAACACAAACGGAGTATCCTTTCTACGCTGCTATGCTGCCTGGTATTGCAAACATTCTTTTTCAAGGAAACGGTATGAGCCCCGCACTTGTGAATCCTGTTGCCTTTGGTGAGCTGATGGTAATTATTTGCCATATCGGAGCAGAACCTTCCATTGCCCGGTTCTGGTCTGCAATTCATCCGCGGATTGTGAATGTCTCCCATGAGTTATATGTAGATGGTCACTACTCAACCGCAGCAGAAAAGGCGGTCAAAGAAGTAGAATCTCGTCTGCGTGAAAAGTTTTTGGAGTTAAAAACCGGCGCAGCAGTTCCCGCGAAGATTGGTGATGTGATTGGCGCACTTATGAGCGAGAACGGCGCTTTCAAATTCTGTGACACAACTACCACCAGCGGCAGGGACTACCGACGCGGAATCCAATCTCTGTTTGAAGGAATCGTGGCAGCCTATCGCAATCCTGCGGCTCATGCCAATCTTCAATATGAAAAACGTGAGGCTATGGAGCAGATTATGCTGGCAAGTCAGTTGATGTATGTGTTGGACAAACCACAATTATGAGGAGAATCTATGGATTTTAGAAAACTTCCATCTAATTCTGAAGGGTTACTGTTAAAGCTGGTCTGTTCAGAAAACCCTACGCAGGTATTGCGGGAACAATACAACGGGCTTTCTATGCAACAAGAGCAAGAACTTGACGGTATCATAAGAGAGCTAAAAGGACTCGGCTATATTGATGTTAAATGGGCTGATAATGAGCCATACTTTGTCATTCTAAATAATTCTGCAAGAACATATAGTGAACGATTGGCTGAGTATAACGCGCATAACCCCATCAATGCAACACAAGGGAAAAAGGTGAGAAATACAATTTTCATAAGCCACCGATCAACTGATAAAGGTATTGCGGATATGCTTGTTGACTTTTTTGCAGGAACCGGAATTTCTAAGGAAACGGTTTTCTGCTCTTCTCTGCCGGGCAACGACATAAATGAACGCATTTCTGATGAAGTCAGATCTGCGCTGAAAAGCAGCGCAGTTAGCATTGCGATTCTTTCGCATGATTACTATCAGAGTGCCTATTGCCTGAATGAAGCGGGGGTGCTCTGGTATGAGGACGTTCCTGTAATTCCAGTTGCCTTGCCGGAAATTAATTCGGGCAACATGTACGGATTCCTAAATAACGAATATAAGTTAAGACGGTTGGATTCCGATACAGATATTTCATACATTTATGATACTGTGAGCGAAGCGGTATCGGCTCCGCACACAAAAGCGAGTCTTATCACGTACGAGAATAATAAACTTAGAACAAGGTATGCAGAATATTTGAAAGCGAGAGAATTGCCCCCGGGTGGTTCTGATAATTCCATCGCAGATACTATTGCAGAAATAACCACTGACGATGAACGAATCGTGCTATACTACATACTTCATGAAAATGTTCGAAAAGTCTCTAAATCTACTATTTCAAGCTGGTTAAACAAATGCGAAATCCGTGGCGTAAATGTCGATAACGCGTTTGATCTGCTGTCATCTTTTGATAACGGGGCTTTGAATAACGATACTCTGGAATTTGGCATCGACACTTTTCGCAAATACTCTGCAAACGCAGCACAGATACTTCCACCACTTAAAAAATGCGTAGATCAGCATATTGAATTAGCCGTCAACATATTCAAAAAAATCTGGTCAGATGACACGCTTGACATTAATATACGGCTGTTTATTGCTTATATCGTGGAAGAGAGAATGCGCGCGTTTGGTGACCGTTGGATGGCAGAAGGAGAAATCGAAAATATAAGGCAGTGGGAGAGCAAAAACACACTTGATTCCACACTTTCAAACAACTATGGAAGTTGCCTTGAATTTTTTGTTCAAAATGAGCTTGTATATGCAAGCAGTTGGACAAGCTATGGAAATCCGCGAGAGTATACTTTATTCCCTTCTCTACAGGAACTCCTTTTTAATTGTCCCCATAAGATTATGGAGGAATTGCAAAAAGTCAAAGATGCCTATCATTTGGATTTGCCATTTTGAGTTTTAAGAAGTCCAGCATCACGTCAAACGGCGCGATGCTGGGCTTCTTACTTAATTCCATTCCTCAGCTAAGAGAAAATCGCGGATATTTCGGTGTTTGATCCCATTTCGGCTCATATCGAACTCATCGAGAGAAACAACGTACTTTGGGAAGTTATCACGGATGCTATCATACGCGCCAAACTCGCGGTTAACCGTTTCATCGGAGGCGAGCAGATAGCACACCTGAACATACAGCTTTTCGCCGCGCTTGTCGCATACAAAATCAATTTCCTTATCTCCCGTTCTGCCGACAGTCACTTCGTAACCCCGGCGTAGCAATTCCAGATACACGATATTCTCCAAAATGAGATTGATGTCCCGCATATTGCCGCCGAAAACAGCCTCGCGGATGCCGTGATCGGCAATATAGTACTTCTCATTGGAGGCAAGGATCTGTTTGCCCTGCAAGTCCTCCCGCTTCACCTGATAGAACAGGTACGCCTCGCAGCAGTATTTGATATAGTTCAGAATTGTTTCCGGGGCGACGGTGCGCTGCTCGTTTTTCAGGAACTTTGCAAGAGAGGTCGCCGAGAAGGTCGTTCCCACATTGGCGATCACATAGGCAATGATCCGTTCCAGCAAATCTACATCCCGGATTTTATTCCGCTTCACGATGTCCTTGAGCTGGACAGAGTTGAACAGATCGTGAAGATATTGCTTGGACGGCGAATCCGCATATCGGAGATTTGCGAGATAGGGCATCCCTCCGGCGAGCAAATACTTTTGGAAACACTGCTGGATGGAGGTATCGGGCGCAATTGAGCGATATAGCTCCATGAACTCTGCGAAGGAGAACGGATAGATCACAAACTCCACATACCGTCCGCCCAAATAGGTCGCAAGCTCACCGGACAGCAGCTTTGCATTGGAGCCGGTGATATAGATGTCGCAATCCAGCGAGACGCGGAGAGAGTTGATGCACTTCTCCCAGCCCTTGACCTCCTGAATCTCATCGAAAAAGAGGTAGATCTTGCCGCCGATCTCCTTGGCGCGTTTGGTGATCTCGTCGTGCAGCGCCTGCGCGGTTTGCAGGTGGGAATAGCTCATATCTTCAAAATTGATGGAGATAAACTGCGTCGGGCTGACGCCGGACTCCGCAAGCTCCTGCTGGATCAGCTCCAACATGACCGACTTTCCGCAGCGGCGGATACCGGTCATGACCTTGACCAGCTCCGTTCCGATGAACGGACGGATACGGCTCATATACAGTTCGCGTTTAATCATAAAACTTCACCCTCCTTCCGTGGCTGACCACAGTATATCACATTTACGATTGAAACTCAATGGAGAAATTGCAAAAATATAAGTTATAACTGACAAAATACAAAATTCGACAAATGATTTTAGATAAGGCTTTGCTATTCAAGCAAAGCCCTGCAAAGGTAAGATTCCACCCTTTATTGGCACACGAAATGCCGTTATCACAAGGCGGAGTGGCAAGATGGGCAGGAAATTCAAGCGACGTACTGGCGATATTTTTCTCCATATTCGCCCCGAAATGCAGCAGAAAATGAAACAACCATCGGCATATCCGTTGGACGGTCATGCCGATGGCTGTGTGTTTCATCAGAGCTTTCATTCGATTTTTGAGGGCGGTAGTAGTGTGTCATTTTCGCGCCTGCAATCCGATTTTCCATACACCATTTTTACACCATTTCGGCGTGGAGTAGTATGGAATTGCATGAAGTTATATAGTGGAAATTTGTGCAGAAAATACGCTGAAATCAAGAATTATCGGCATTTATGGAGTACTATTGAGATATAGAATCAGGTGAATCGCCCTCGATACCTAATTTCATAGTTTTTCGCTCTCCTTAAAAAGTCTTGATTTTCAAGGGTTTCCGGAATCCGGCGTGTTTGGCTTACGCCATTTTTACGCCATTTTCGCATGGACTTATATGCCAAGAAACCCTGCCTGATTCAAATTGCCGTACAGCCTGATCCAAGGATTCAGATGTGACATGGACGTATCTGTCCATCGTTGTTTTTATACTTGCGTGACCCAGCAGCTTTTGCAGCACTTTGGGCTGTACGCCGCATTCAATCGCTCTTGTGGCGTAGGTATGGCGTAAAGCGTGCATACAGAATTTTTCGATTCCTACTTCGTCGCATAGAGAAAAGAGCCTACTGCAACGACATAATTATAGCAGATAGGTTCTTTTCTCTCAAGCTGTTTTTACAAATTATCTTTTGCCGTCAGATCACCAGCTTTTGGCTGATGTACTCTTCAAACTCCCGGCGCTTGACCAGCTTTTTCGTCCTGACGAGCAAAACGAAGGGGCAGTTGGGCGCTCTCAGCATACTGTCGATCTTGTTGATGCCGATGTTGCTGTACTCCGCTGCTTCTCTGGCGGTCAGCGTCATTTTGTGGTGGATGGGGACGGTGAGGATGTTGTCCATGGAAATGTCTCCTTTCGTGGTGCTTAACCAACGGACACATTTTCCGGTTTTGTCCGAAAAATTTTTTAGGTCGAAGGAGCGAGGTCTGCGCTTTTGCTCCAAAAGGTCCTTTCACTATTCAACGGGCAGAATGAATCGAGGTGTCACGGTTTTGCCTCACGAGTGTTTGCCTCTCACTTTACAACGGACAAAATTCTTGCAAATTAGGGGGTAGCGCAAAAAATTTTCCTTCCATAGCGAAAGCGGCAGATATGGCGATTCGAAAAGCCACAAAGCATATTGCAAAAACTCCTGGAGGGGTTGTGTTACAGTGCACAGGATCCATCAATACCGATGAGCTTATACGCATTGTAGATGATAGAGCAGTTCGCAGCGTGGTTAGCACTGGGTTCGGTTTTGATGTGATTGCATTGGAAGAAAACGGTTCTCTCCTATTCGCACGAAGGTATAAAAAATGAGCCGCCCCCCCTCCAGTAACGGGAAGAGGTTCGGCTCGAAAAACGGAAACACGAGTTTCCTCACTGTCAGTATATGCAATTCCCGAAAAAAGTCAAGAGGGATTTTGTGATGAATGTTGAAATCGCCGAATAACACACGGACATGTTTTTGCCTTTTGTCCGGAAAAAGATGCGCAATATTTTCAAAAAGCCCTCTACTACACAGCGGACATTTTCTGCCGTTTTTTAAGTATCGGAGAAGAAAAAATGTCCCCGCTTTCGAAAAAGCGGGGACATCACGATCTGCGAATATTGAGATTTGAGAGAACGGCAAGCACAGCCGCTGTCCGGACACACGGCGATTTTGGGAGTATCCCAAGCCCTTTGCATTTGGCATACAGCCCGATGCTCAGAAGGTATCCGATTATGAATCATTCAGTGCCGGGCGCTTGCTTTCTTCATGAACTCCAGATAAAGACTGTACAGCACGGCGCAGACGGGAACGCTGAACAGCATCCCTAAGATGCCGAATGCTTCGCCGCCGATCGTAACAGCCATCAACACCAACAGTCCGGGAAGCCCAACGGACTTACCGACCACCTTGGGATAAATCAGGTTGCCCTCCACCTGCTGCAAAACGAGCAAAAAGAGAATGAACCACAGAGCCTTGCCGGGTTCTGCCAGCAGGATCAAAAACGCACCAAGACCGCCGCCGAGCCATGCGCCGAAAATCGGCACCAGCGCAGTAACAGCCACAAACGCCGAGACCGCACCGGCATACGGGATCCCAAGGATCAGCATTCCAAAGAAGCACAGAACGCCGATGATGACCGCTTCGGTAAGCTGACCGCTGACAAAATTTGTGAAGGTCTGGTTGGTCAGAGAGGCGATACTCAGCAGCCGCTGCGCCTTCTTTTGCGGAAGGACTGTCACAACGAGCTTTTTCAAATGTGCTGCGACGACTTCCTTCTTTGCAAGCAGATACAGCGCAAAGACAAGTCCCAAGAGAACGTCCACCAAAACGGATAGGACGGAGGTTGCCGCACCCCACGTCACGGTGAGGATGCCGCTTCCCTCGTCGCTGATCAAGGCGGTGAGCTTCTCGATCAACAGGTCAGAGTCTATGGTGTATTCGGGCAGGACAATCTTATATTTTGCGGCAAACTGGACAACGCCTGTCCACCACCGCCCGATCTCCTCCACATAGAGCGGAATGTTTTGGACAAACTCTTCGCCGGATTCCCGCAGGCTGGGGATCATCATAAACACCACGGCAAACAGAATTCCAAAGACAAGTACGGTGCTTGCTGTCAGGCACACAGGGCGGACCAGCTTTGCAGGAGCTTTGCGGCACACCTTGTTCCAGCAGCACTCCAACGGTCGAAGGACTACGTTGATCAAAAAAGCAATCGCGCCGCCGATCAGAAACGGAGTGAACAGCGCAAGCACCTTGCCGAGAAACCGCAAAACAGCGTCAAGGTTTACCAGCGCCCATGCGAATACGATCAGCAGCACCAGCGTGCGGGCAATATAGCGAATGATCGTCTGCCACTTGCTTCCCTGCGGTGCGGGATTCTCGTTTCTGTCACTGGCTGTGTTTTGTGGTTTTTTCTCCATGTATTTCCTTTCCGTTGGTATGGGGAGTCCCGTCAAATCCGGAAGCACTTTTGCAGGGCTTTATACTCACCCAACGCCAAAATCGTAATGTCATCGGACAATATAGTGTCCGGCGTAACGGAAACATCCGTTTTTCCGGCTCGTTTGATGCCAAGAATGTTGATGCCAAACTTTCTGCGGATATCCAGCTCACCAACGCTTTTCCCGATCCACGCCTCCGGCACCTGCACTTCAAAGATGGCGTGCTGCTCGTCGATCTCTATGTAGTCGAAAATATGGTCGGCAGTGAATCGGATCGCCGCCCATTTTGCCACCTGTTTTTCCGGGTAGACTATATGGTCTGCACCGTTGCGAAGCAGAAACTTTGCCTGCACATCACGCTCGGCACGGGATACCACGCATTTGGCACCCAGTTCCTTCAGCAGCGAGGTGGTTTCCAGCGAGTTCTGAAAATTACCGCTGATGGTCACAAAACAAACATCAAAATTTCCGATACCCAGCGAACGCAGAAACTCCGCATTGGTGCTGTCGCCGATCTGTGCGTTGGTGACAAACGGAAGCACATCGTTGACCCGTTCCTCATTGGTATCGACTGCCATGACCTGATGCCCCAGTTGAGAGAGCTGCATGGCGATATGCCGCCCGAAGCGGCCTGCTCCGATCAATAAAACATTTTTCATGGGATAGATGCTCCTTTACTTATCCAATCATGATTCTTTCCTGCGGCAGCTTTGCGTTGCCGGTTTTTTTGCTGGACACCGCTGCATAAATGAGTGTAAGCCCGCCGACCCTGCCCAGATACATCAGCGCGATCAATACCACCTGCGAGGGAATATGCAGCTGCGGCGTAATACCCAATGTCAGTCCAACCGTGCCTACCGCCGACGCTGCTTCATACAGGCAGGAGGACAGCGGGAGATTTTCATACACGCTGATAAAAACGCCTCCGCCAAAGAACAGCGCAAGGTACATCGTCAGGACGGTTGCGGCGGTTTTGACGGCGCTGCCATCGACTCTGCGCCCAAAGAATTGGGCGCTGTCCCGCTGGCGGAAGGTTGCGGCAGCATTGGAAAGCAGAACTGCCAGCGTGGTGGTTTTCATGCCGCCTGCCGTAGACCCAGGAGAGCCACCAATGAGCATCAGAAGGATCATCACGCCCAGCGATGCACCGGACATGGCGGGTAGATCGACTGTGTTGAAGCCCGCCGTTCTCGGCGTGACCGATTGGAACAGGGCTGCCTGAACCCGCGCTCCGAGGGGAAGGGCATCAAAGTCCACAAAGAAGAAAAACAGCGCCGGAAGGACGATCAGCGTGAGTGTCGTAACGAGAATGACCTTACTTTGCATTCGATAACGGTGAAACCGCCACTTGTTTTCAAAGATGTCATCCCACGTCAGAAATCCGATGCCGCCGGTTATGATCAGCAGCATGACCGTGATATTGATCACCGGATTTTGGACATAACCGGTGAGAGAGGGATACAGGTTATGGTTCGTTCCCAGAATGTCAAACCCTGCGTTGCAAAAGGCGGAGATGGAATGGAATACCGCTATCCAGACGCCACGCCATCCGTAGTCCCGGCAAAACACCGGCAGCATGGCGAGCGCACCGATCAGTTCGATCAGAAATGTCCCTCGCAGGATGAACCGTGTCAGCCGGACGATCCCTCCGACCTTTGGCGCTGAGATGGCGTCCTGCATGGTGCTGCGCTGCATCAGAGAGATCCTTCGCCCGGACAGCAGCGCAAACGATGCCGCCACAGTGACAACACCGAGCCCGCCTATCTGAATCAGCGTCAGGATCACCGTCTGGCCAAAGACCGACCAATAGCTGCCGGTATCCTGCACCACAAGACCCGTCACGCAGACGGCAGAGGTTGCAGTGAAAAGCGCTTCATGAAATGGCGTTACGCACCCGGCTGTTGTGGAAAGCGGCAGCATCAGCAGCAGCGCTCCGAGCAGAATGACCCCAGCAAAGCCCAATATGATAATTTGAAAAGACGAAAGGCGGCGCTTTCTGCAAACCATTTCTTCCGACATCATCCTCACCCCTTATGAATCGTGCGATCGCTTTATTGTTCGCAGGCCAAACAGACGCCACATTGCCTGACTGTGATGAAGGATACCCTGTACGCACTTAGATCGGAGACCGTGATCTCCAAATTCTGAGCGGTAAAGGAATCGCCCTTACTGGGGACTCTATTCAGCTGCTCCATGACCCAGCCGCCGACGGAAACACTGTCCGATTCCAGCTTGACGCCAAAGAATTCCATAAAATCCTCCAAGCTGACGGAGCAGTCCACACGGTAGGTATTCTCGTCCAGCTTTTCAAAATCTTCTTCCACCTCGTCGTGTTCGTCCCAAATTTCACCGACCAGTTCTTCCAGAATATCCTCCATCGTAACAATACCAAGCGTTCCGCCAAAATCATCTACGACTACGGCGACATGGGACTTCTGATGCTGGAGCATTTTCAAAATATCCCGGATCTTCGTGTGCTGATAGACAAACAGCGGCTCCGTCATGATCTCCGCAATAGGCTGATCCGTCATCTTGCCGCTGATATAGAAGTCCTTCTGATGAAGAACACCAACGATCTGATCGATGGTATCCCGGTAGACCAGCAGACGGGAAAAGCGGGACTGCGTAAAGGCTCTGGCAATTTCCTCATGGCTTTCGCCGATGTCCACGGCCTCCAAGTCGATTCGATGGGTCAAAATTTCTGCCGCCGTCAGGTCACGGAACTCAAGAGCATTGCGCAGCAGCTCGCCCTCGTTTTCGTCAATGCCGCCGTCCTGCGCCATATCCTCCATGAAAAGAAGCAGTTCCTCGTGGGACATTTTGGTGTTGTCGTCCGTCTTGAAGAAACGGGAAACCAGCTTTTTCCACAGGGAGAACAGGAAGTTCAGTGGCGTCAGCACCCATATCCAGAGCCGGATAAAGGGCGCACTGAACATGGCAAAGCGTTCCGGCGTGTCCTTTGCAACGCTTTTGGGGGTGATCTCACCGAAAATCAAAACAACGATCGTTACGACGACCGTAGAAACCGTCGCACCCATGTCGCCGTAAAGTCCGACGAACAGAAGTGTGCCGATAGACGCCACCATGATATTGACGATATTGTTGCCGATCAGGATGGTGGAGATCAGCTTGTCATAATCTTCGGACAGCTTGAGCGCCAGCGCTGCCCGCTTGTTTCCATTGTCCGCCAACACCTTGAGGCGGGTCTTATTCAGAGACGAGAATGCCGTTTCTGTGGCGCTGAAATAGGCGGACATGGCGATGCAGGCCACCATTGCGAAAATGCTTCCAAAATAATTCATTTCAGACTCCTTTATGTTCTGTTCATACGATCATTTCATGCAAAAAGACACACCTATACCCGATACCGCAGCAAAGGGCGTAGATATGCCACATACGAACAGACCATATAAGAGCAGTTACCGTTATCGTCGCTACTGTCATTTTCCACGGATTTCTTTCTCCTTTTCGCTGTGTGCTTATATGATAGCATTTTCCCGGTGTAGATTCGGTAAAGAAACGAGTGCGGCGCAATATCCTCCTGTGAGAAATCTTGAAGCGCTTCCGCTTATGCGATATAATAACTGCTGGCAGTTATTTATACCACTGGATTTAAGCCGTTTTTCTCCCGGGCTTCGCCCGAAACCGAAAAGCATGGCGTATGATACCGCAATAAATTTCAGGAGAAGCATGATGAAGAATCGACAGCGACAAAAGGACACTCTATTTTCGATCCTTATTTTTTGCAGTGCCTTTGCCGTCAATTTGCTGATTCAGAAGCTCTTTACCATGCAGACGCTGGTACCCATGATCTTTGTGTTCGGCGTGTTTTTGATCTCGCTGAAAACCCACGGGTATTGCTATGGCATCACTTCGGCAATTGTCAGCGTATTTGCGGTGAATTTTGCCTTTACCTATCCCTATTATGTCTTCGACTTTTTCGTGGGGGAAAGCATCTTATCTGCCGTCATTATGCTGGCAGTTGCCGTTTTCACCAGTACGCTGAACAGCCGCATTCGGGATCAGGAAAAGCTGCGGACGGAGAATGAAAAAGAGAGAATGCGGGGCAATCTGCTGCGGGCGATTTCCCATGATCTGCGCACACCACTCACCTCTATATACGGGTCCTCCTCCACGCTGATCTCCAAGTATGATGCGCTGCCAAAGGAGCAGCAGCTCAAGCTGTTGGGAGAAATTCAGGAGGACAGCGAATGGCTCATCCGCATGGTTGAAAATCTTCTGTCGGTTACAAGAATCGACGGTGCGAAAGTGGAAGTCGTGAAGACACCCACGGTTCTGGATGAGCTGATCGACTCGGTTCTCATGAAGTTTTCCAAAAAGTATCCGAATCAGAAGGTCATCACACAGATACCGGAGGAATTTGTGGACATTCCCATGGATTCGCTCCTTATTGAGCAGGTACTGCTGAATCTTCTGGAAAATGCCGTATTCCACGCAAAAGGCATGACGGAGCTGACGCTTTCCGTTTCTCTTGTGGGGGATAAGGCGGTATTTGAGGTTGCCGACAACGGCTGCGGCATCCCGGATGATGCACTTCAAAAGATTTTCACCGGAAGTTATGAAAAGTCCGCCGCACCGGTGGACGGAACCCGCAGCAATATGGGGATCGGACTATCCGTGTGCGCCGCCATCGTCAAGGCGCACGGCAGCGAGATCACTGCGGAAAATAGGAAGGGCGGCGGTGCGGTATTCCGCTTTGCTCTGGAAAGAGGGGGTGAGGACGATGGGCAATAACAAGTACAAAATTCTGATCGTAGAGGACGAGGCCAACATCCGAAGCTTTATCAAAGCCAATCTGGAAACCAGCGACTATCAGGTGCTCTGTGCGGAAACCTGCGAGCTTGGCATGATGATGTATGCCTCCCATCATCCGGACCTCATCGTTCTGGATCTCGGTCTGCCGGACAGAGATGGTATGAGTCTGATTCAAGAGGTGCGAAAGACGGACACTGTACCCATCATTGTGCTCTCCGCCCGTTCCAACGAGAGGGACAAGGTGGAGGCGTTGGATCTGGGGGCGAATGATTATATCACCAAGCCCTTTGGCACGGAGGAATTGCTGGCTCGCATCCGTGCCGTTCTCCGCAGCCATCGGCACAGCGAAGAGAAGGAAAGTTCCCCCGGCGGAAAATTCCAACTTCAGGACCTGCTGATCGACTATGATACGCGGCAGGTC
The genomic region above belongs to Vescimonas coprocola and contains:
- a CDS encoding HlyC/CorC family transporter, encoding MNYFGSIFAMVACIAMSAYFSATETAFSSLNKTRLKVLADNGNKRAALALKLSEDYDKLISTILIGNNIVNIMVASIGTLLFVGLYGDMGATVSTVVVTIVVLIFGEITPKSVAKDTPERFAMFSAPFIRLWIWVLTPLNFLFSLWKKLVSRFFKTDDNTKMSHEELLLFMEDMAQDGGIDENEGELLRNALEFRDLTAAEILTHRIDLEAVDIGESHEEIARAFTQSRFSRLLVYRDTIDQIVGVLHQKDFYISGKMTDQPIAEIMTEPLFVYQHTKIRDILKMLQHQKSHVAVVVDDFGGTLGIVTMEDILEELVGEIWDEHDEVEEDFEKLDENTYRVDCSVSLEDFMEFFGVKLESDSVSVGGWVMEQLNRVPSKGDSFTAQNLEITVSDLSAYRVSFITVRQCGVCLACEQ
- a CDS encoding response regulator transcription factor translates to MGNNKYKILIVEDEANIRSFIKANLETSDYQVLCAETCELGMMMYASHHPDLIVLDLGLPDRDGMSLIQEVRKTDTVPIIVLSARSNERDKVEALDLGANDYITKPFGTEELLARIRAVLRSHRHSEEKESSPGGKFQLQDLLIDYDTRQVFVGKEEIDLTQTEYNIMAFLSVHAGKVLTYAAIIRAVWGYSDYGSVKKLQVNMKNIRKKMGVTPGEKRYIINELGVGYRMLAEDEA
- a CDS encoding AI-2E family transporter, yielding MEKKPQNTASDRNENPAPQGSKWQTIIRYIARTLVLLIVFAWALVNLDAVLRFLGKVLALFTPFLIGGAIAFLINVVLRPLECCWNKVCRKAPAKLVRPVCLTASTVLVFGILFAVVFMMIPSLRESGEEFVQNIPLYVEEIGRWWTGVVQFAAKYKIVLPEYTIDSDLLIEKLTALISDEGSGILTVTWGAATSVLSVLVDVLLGLVFALYLLAKKEVVAAHLKKLVVTVLPQKKAQRLLSIASLTNQTFTNFVSGQLTEAVIIGVLCFFGMLILGIPYAGAVSAFVAVTALVPIFGAWLGGGLGAFLILLAEPGKALWFILFLLVLQQVEGNLIYPKVVGKSVGLPGLLVLMAVTIGGEAFGILGMLFSVPVCAVLYSLYLEFMKKASARH
- a CDS encoding potassium channel family protein — translated: MKNVLLIGAGRFGRHIAMQLSQLGHQVMAVDTNEERVNDVLPFVTNAQIGDSTNAEFLRSLGIGNFDVCFVTISGNFQNSLETTSLLKELGAKCVVSRAERDVQAKFLLRNGADHIVYPEKQVAKWAAIRFTADHIFDYIEIDEQHAIFEVQVPEAWIGKSVGELDIRRKFGINILGIKRAGKTDVSVTPDTILSDDITILALGEYKALQKCFRI
- a CDS encoding TrkH family potassium uptake protein — encoded protein: MSEEMVCRKRRLSSFQIIILGFAGVILLGALLLMLPLSTTAGCVTPFHEALFTATSAVCVTGLVVQDTGSYWSVFGQTVILTLIQIGGLGVVTVAASFALLSGRRISLMQRSTMQDAISAPKVGGIVRLTRFILRGTFLIELIGALAMLPVFCRDYGWRGVWIAVFHSISAFCNAGFDILGTNHNLYPSLTGYVQNPVINITVMLLIITGGIGFLTWDDIFENKWRFHRYRMQSKVILVTTLTLIVLPALFFFFVDFDALPLGARVQAALFQSVTPRTAGFNTVDLPAMSGASLGVMILLMLIGGSPGSTAGGMKTTTLAVLLSNAAATFRQRDSAQFFGRRVDGSAVKTAATVLTMYLALFFGGGVFISVYENLPLSSCLYEAASAVGTVGLTLGITPQLHIPSQVVLIALMYLGRVGGLTLIYAAVSSKKTGNAKLPQERIMIG
- a CDS encoding sensor histidine kinase, which produces MRNLEALPLMRYNNCWQLFIPLDLSRFSPGLRPKPKSMAYDTAINFRRSMMKNRQRQKDTLFSILIFCSAFAVNLLIQKLFTMQTLVPMIFVFGVFLISLKTHGYCYGITSAIVSVFAVNFAFTYPYYVFDFFVGESILSAVIMLAVAVFTSTLNSRIRDQEKLRTENEKERMRGNLLRAISHDLRTPLTSIYGSSSTLISKYDALPKEQQLKLLGEIQEDSEWLIRMVENLLSVTRIDGAKVEVVKTPTVLDELIDSVLMKFSKKYPNQKVITQIPEEFVDIPMDSLLIEQVLLNLLENAVFHAKGMTELTLSVSLVGDKAVFEVADNGCGIPDDALQKIFTGSYEKSAAPVDGTRSNMGIGLSVCAAIVKAHGSEITAENRKGGGAVFRFALERGGEDDGQ